The Aedes aegypti strain LVP_AGWG chromosome 3, AaegL5.0 Primary Assembly, whole genome shotgun sequence genome contains a region encoding:
- the LOC5573742 gene encoding DNA/RNA-binding protein KIN17, whose translation MGKGKAEVGTPKYLANKMKAKGLQKLRWYCQMCEKQCRDENGFKCHTMSESHQRQILLFADNAGRFIDSFSSEFMTGYLQILRRQFGTKRVAANKVYQEYISDRHHLHMNSTKWHSLSEFVKYLGRNGHCVADETEKGWYITYIDRDPETLAMQEKMAKKQKMDKDDEERLAEFIEEQVRRGNKEEEPSTSSYTELKRDNEEETIKLDLKLGTNIKMESKPLKLEKRPLEVADEFKKEKKFKPGASSSSGFKKPSALDELIREEEIKKEKSNRKDYWLAEGIVVKLVSKSLGEKYYKEKGVVVEVIDKYRAKIKLLETGDKLKVDQAHLETVIPAIGKQVLVLNGGYRGNTATLKEIDTDNYCVTIEIASGPLKGRIVNNVQYEDISKLF comes from the exons ATGGGCAAGGGGAAAGCAGAAGTCGGAACGCCCAAGTACCTGGCCAACAAGATGAAGGCCAAGGGCTTGCAGAAGCTGCGCTGGTACTGCCAAATGTGCGAGAAGCAGTGTCGCGACGAGAACGGATTCAAGTGCCACACGATGAGCGAATCCCATCAGAGGCAGATTTTGCTGTTTGCCGACAATGCGGGCCGATTTATCGACAGCTTCTCGTCGGAGTTCATGACTGGGTATTTGCAAATTCTTCGGAGGCAGTTCGGAACTAAGCGTGTTGCGGCCAATAAGGTCTACCAGGAGTACATTTCCGATCGGCACCATCTGCATATGAACTCCACCAAGTGGCACTCGCTGTCGGAGTTCGTGAAGTATCTCGGAAGGAATGGTCACTGTGTGGCGGATGAAACGGAGAAAGGATGGTACATTACATACATCGATCGGGATCCAGAAACTCTAGCGATGCAGGAGAAAATGGCCAAGAAACAGAAGATGGACAAGGATGACGAAGAACGGCTGGCAGAGTTCATCGAGGAACAGGTTCGTCGGGGGAACAAGGAGGAGGAACCCAGCACCTCATCCTATACGGAACTGAAGCGGGACAATGAGGAGGAAACGATAAAACTTGATCTGAAGCTTGGTACCAACATTAAGATGGAAAGCAAGCCTTTAAAGCTAGAAAAACGACCTCTAGAGGTTGCCGATGAGTTCAAGAAGGAAAAGAAATTCAAACCCGGAGCTAGTTCCTCGAGTGGGTTCAAAAAGCCATCCGCCTTGGATGAGCTGATTCGGGAGGAGGAAATTAAGAAGGAGAAAAGCAACCGCAAGGACTACTGGCTGGCGGAAGGTATCGTCGTGAAGTTGGTGTCCAAATCCCTCGGAGAAAAGTACTACAAAGAAAAGGGCGTTGTGGTGGAAGTGATTGATAAGTACCGAGCCAAGATTAAACTGCTGGAAACCGGGGACAAGTTGAAGGTTGATCAG GCACACTTGGAAACCGTAATCCCGGCGATCGGCAAGCAAGTCCTGGTGCTGAATGGGGGCTATCGAGGAAATACCGCCACCCTCAAGGAAATCGACACCGACAACTACTGCGTAACGATCGAAATAGCATCCGGACCACTGAAAGGCCGAATAGTGAACAATGTGCAGTACGAAGATATAAGTAAGTTGTTTTAG